Sequence from the Leptospira montravelensis genome:
ATTAGATAAAACTTACCAAACGATGCGTAAAACTTACCGTAGGATTTTTGCGGGGATGGGACTTTCTACAATCCCTGTGCAAGCGGATTCAGGAAATATGGGTGGTTCTGCTTCTGAAGAATTTATGGTGGTCTCTCCGATTGGAGAAGAAACACTTACGATTTGTCCTTCTTGCCAATATTCTGGAAATATTGAAAAAACTCCTGTGCTACATAATGAAAAGGCAGTGAAACAAGCGTTTGTTGGAAGTGATAAGATCCATACACCTTCTAAAAAATCAATTGCCGAAGTGGCTGAGTTTCTGAAAACCAAAGAAGAAAATTTATTAAAAGCAGTGGCTCTATGGGCAGATGGAACCTACGTCTTAGTCTTTTTAGAAGGAGACCGCGAACTCAACGAAAACAAATTAAAAAACCATTTGGCTTGTAATGAACTGAGACCTATGGGTCCTGTGGAAATGGAGAAACTTGGTCTAGTTCCTGGGTTTATTGGTCCTGGGTTTCCAAAATCAGAGACACTCAAAGTTTTCGTTGATTCACTGATCGATTGGAATTTTGGATATATATCCGGTGCAAACGAAGTGGATTACCATATAGCAGGAGTTAAGTTAGTTAACTTTTTTAAAGAAGAGGAAGTAACTAAAATCGATGTGTCCCAAGCCAAAGTAGGTGACCCTTGCCCAAATTGCGGAACAGGACTAACCGCAGAAAAAGGAATTGAAGTGGGTCATATTTTTAAATTAGGCCAAAAGTATTCCAAGGCCTTCGATATTACAGTTCTCAATGATAAGGGGAAAGCCACCACTACGACAATGGGTTGTTATGGGATTGGTGTGAACCGGTGTATGGCAACTGTCATCGAACAATGTAATGACGATAAAGGGATTTTTTGGCCAGTCTCCATTGCACCATTTACTGTCTGTTTGGTGAGTATTGCTAAAAATCCTGACGACATTGCAAAAATTGATTCCATCTACAAAGCACTTGTGGCGGCAGGAATTGAAGTGCTTTGGGATGACCGCGACCTGGGCCCTGGTTTTAAGTTCAAAGATTCGGAACTCATAGGTTTTCCCATCCGATTGACATTAGGTAAAGGATTTTTGGAAAAGGGAGAAATCACGATCCTTGACCGAAAATCAATGGCCGAAGAAACCATCAGTTTCACAACCAATGAAGACTTGGTAGCTAGGTTGCAAAACCAAATCAAAACATTACAAACTGCCCTCCAAGTAGAAGTAGAACGTGCGGGAACATGAACTTCTTTTGATTTTTTCTTTAGAATCAGAGGAAGGGATAGTCGGAATTTGGGTGATGTGATAAAAGGAAGCCATTGGGTGGCGGGTCTAGTTCCCCACCCTTAAATCAGGGCGGGGAGATTGTACCCAAAAACCCCCACCCCCCACAAAAGAAGCAGTTTTCATATTCCCCCATTCCCTTATCTTGGGATATATGGGCAAAAACCTACCTGGATATTTTGGTGAATTCGGCGGCCGTTACTCTCCGGAGATTCTAACGGAAGCATTAGACGAACTTGAATCCACCTATCAAAAGTTAAAGAAAAGTAAAAAGTTCAAAAAAGAACTCGAATACTATTTAAAGAACTACGTCGGAAGACCTAGTCCTCTGACTTATGCAGAACGTCTCACCAAACTTTGGGGAGGTGCTCGTATCTGGCTCAAACGCGAAGATTTAAATCATACTGGTGCACATAAAATTAATAATGCCATAGGACAGGCGCTTATCGCTCGTTTTATGGGGAAAAAAAGAATCATTGCTGAAACGGGAGCAGGACAACATGGCCTTGCGACTGCTACTGTGGGTGCAATGTTTGGAATGGAAACCATCGTTTACATGGGTGCAGTCGATGTGGAAAGACAAAATCTCAATGCTAAAAAGATTGAGATGTTAGGTGCTAAAATTCTCCCTGTCACTGCGGGTGAAGCAACTCTTAAAGAAGCTACCAGTGAAGCTATGAGGGACTGGGCCCTTAATGTATCCACAACTCATTACATTGTAGGATCCGCAATTGGACCACATCCTTTCCCAACCATTGTTCGTGACTTCCAATCTTTTATTGGAACTGAGGCAAGAGCAGAGTTTAAAAAACGAAATAAAAAACTTCCTAATGCCATCGTTGCTTGTGTGGGTGGAGGATCAAATTCCATAGGAATGTTCCATGCCTTTCTAAAAGACAAACAGGTTGCCATTTATGGTGCGGAAGCTGGTGGACTTGGTCCAAAACCAGGCGAACATTCAGCAACTCTCACCTATGGGAAAACTGGATTTTTACATGGTACAAAAACCTTAATCATCCAAGATGAGTTTGGTCAAATTGTACCAGCACATTCTGTTTCAGCAGGACTTGATTATCCGGGAGTTGGACCAGAACACGCACACTTGTCCCAAATAGGAAGAGTGGATTACCGAATGGTAACAGACGAACAAGCATTAGATTCCTTTTTAGAAGTCACCCGCGTGGAAGGAATCATTCCTGCGCTCGAGACGGCTCATGCATTTCATGTGGCGCGGGATGTGGCAAAGGATCTAGGAAAGAAAAAGGATCTCATCATTTGTCTTTCGGGTCGTGGTGATAAAGATGTAACGGAAGTTTTGCGGCTATTAGGTGAAAGAAAGTAAATGAGTAAAATAAAAACTTTATTTGAGAGTAATCGTTTTAAATCAGCCTTTATTCCTTATTTTACCTTAGGAGATCCGAATTATAACGACTCTATCGAATTTGGAAAAACCATTTTAGACAATGGTGCTGATATTTTGGAACTCGGGATTCCTTTTTCTGATCCGGTTGCGGATGGACCCGTTATCCAAAGAGCAGTGGCTCGTTCTTTAAAAAATACCTTTTCTTTTGAGGAAATCTTCCGAGTCACAAAAGCCATTCATGACCACAAACCTGAGACTCCTCTTGTGTATCTCACTTACTTCAACCCCATTTACCATTGTGGGATTTCGAAGTTTTTGGACCATGCCAAGGAATCAGGAATTGTCGGACTTGTGATTCCTGATTTACCTTTTGATACAGAAGAGAGCGAAATTTTATTTCGTGAGTTAAAAGTTCGGGAGATGGATCTCATTCACTTAGTGACTCCTGCATCTGAAAAAAAGAGGATCCAAGCACTTTCCAAAACATCTTCTGGTTTCATTTACTACGTCACTTCTTTTGGAGTGACGGGAGAAAGAAGGGAGTTTTCGGTCGATTTAAAAGAAAGAATTAAGTTTTTGAAAGATACCATCCAATTGCCAATTTGTGCTGGATTTGGAATTTCCACTCCAGAACAATCCAACCAAATTTCACTGTATGCGGACGGGATTATTATTGGTTCTGCGATC
This genomic interval carries:
- the trpA gene encoding tryptophan synthase subunit alpha, whose product is MSKIKTLFESNRFKSAFIPYFTLGDPNYNDSIEFGKTILDNGADILELGIPFSDPVADGPVIQRAVARSLKNTFSFEEIFRVTKAIHDHKPETPLVYLTYFNPIYHCGISKFLDHAKESGIVGLVIPDLPFDTEESEILFRELKVREMDLIHLVTPASEKKRIQALSKTSSGFIYYVTSFGVTGERREFSVDLKERIKFLKDTIQLPICAGFGISTPEQSNQISLYADGIIIGSAIQRIIEENGSDRTKAVSALAEYISKIRASIS
- the trpB gene encoding tryptophan synthase subunit beta: MGKNLPGYFGEFGGRYSPEILTEALDELESTYQKLKKSKKFKKELEYYLKNYVGRPSPLTYAERLTKLWGGARIWLKREDLNHTGAHKINNAIGQALIARFMGKKRIIAETGAGQHGLATATVGAMFGMETIVYMGAVDVERQNLNAKKIEMLGAKILPVTAGEATLKEATSEAMRDWALNVSTTHYIVGSAIGPHPFPTIVRDFQSFIGTEARAEFKKRNKKLPNAIVACVGGGSNSIGMFHAFLKDKQVAIYGAEAGGLGPKPGEHSATLTYGKTGFLHGTKTLIIQDEFGQIVPAHSVSAGLDYPGVGPEHAHLSQIGRVDYRMVTDEQALDSFLEVTRVEGIIPALETAHAFHVARDVAKDLGKKKDLIICLSGRGDKDVTEVLRLLGERK
- a CDS encoding proline--tRNA ligase, giving the protein MKASSYLIPTAKEDPQDAVVASHKLMTRAGLIRKSAAGLYSYLPLGLRILKKIEGIVRSEMDRAGALEFQLPILTPSEIWKESGRWDKMGKEMFRLKDRHDNESCLGPTHEESFCVLVKPMVRSYKDLPINVYQIHTKFRDEIRPRFGVIRSREFTMKDAYSFHLDDESLDKTYQTMRKTYRRIFAGMGLSTIPVQADSGNMGGSASEEFMVVSPIGEETLTICPSCQYSGNIEKTPVLHNEKAVKQAFVGSDKIHTPSKKSIAEVAEFLKTKEENLLKAVALWADGTYVLVFLEGDRELNENKLKNHLACNELRPMGPVEMEKLGLVPGFIGPGFPKSETLKVFVDSLIDWNFGYISGANEVDYHIAGVKLVNFFKEEEVTKIDVSQAKVGDPCPNCGTGLTAEKGIEVGHIFKLGQKYSKAFDITVLNDKGKATTTTMGCYGIGVNRCMATVIEQCNDDKGIFWPVSIAPFTVCLVSIAKNPDDIAKIDSIYKALVAAGIEVLWDDRDLGPGFKFKDSELIGFPIRLTLGKGFLEKGEITILDRKSMAEETISFTTNEDLVARLQNQIKTLQTALQVEVERAGT